A genome region from Brassica oleracea var. oleracea cultivar TO1000 chromosome C2, BOL, whole genome shotgun sequence includes the following:
- the LOC106325972 gene encoding WAT1-related protein At4g01450-like: MGYLDGKWAPLIMITVINTINGMVNALIKKVLDGGINHMVIATYRLGISTLFLLPIAYFWERKTRPKLTTSISCQHFFSALFGASLMQFFFLLGLSYTSATLATAFWGTLPALTFIMALIFGFEKLNMKTKIGYGVILGAMISLAGALTLTMYQGIPLSNSHEQATISSIHKGNENWIKGCFLLFTGVILFSSWMLIQAKINVSYPCPYSSTVILSVFGTLQCAILSFIKTRHVEDWILGDKLTIFTVIIAGVIGQGMCTVGISWCIKQRGPVFTAAFSPVTLMSATVFDFVILHRMIYVGSVIGSVVVVIGLYIFLWSKSKHIDECKIVTLPTNTVEKEKEEEDHTNVNKLGRILVIPMTP, encoded by the exons ATGGGCTACCTCGACGGGAAATGGGCACCGTTGATCATGATTACCGTGATTAACACGATTAATGGGATGGTTAACGCTTTGATTAAGAAAGTTCTTGATGGAGGCATTAATCACATGGTTATTGCTACCTATCGTTTGGGTATTTCCACCTTATTTCTTCTTCCCATCGCTTATTTTTGGGAACG GAAAACAAGGCCAAAGCTAACTACAAGCATCTCGTGTCAGCATTTCTTCAGTGCCCTTTTTGG GGCGAGTTTGATGCAATTTTTTTTCTTGCTCGGGCTCAGTTACACTTCTGCCACGTTGGCAACTGCCTTCTGGGGCACATTGCCTGCCCTCACTTTCATTATGGCCTTAATATTTGG ATTCGAAAAATTAAACATGAAAACAAAAATAGGATACGGCGTCATCCTTGGAGCTATGATAAGCTTAGCAGGAGCTTTAACCCTTACGATGTACCAAGGCATTCCATTATCGAACTCTCATGAACAAGCAACGATTTCAAGCATCCATAAAGGAAATGAGAATTGGATCAAAGGCTGTTTTCTTTTATTCACAGGAGTTATACTTTTCAGTTCTTGGATGCTTATACAAGCCAAGATCAACGTTAGTTACCCGTGTCCATATTCGAGTACAGTTATTTTATCGGTCTTTGGGACGCTTCAATGCGCTATTCTTAGCTTTATCAAGACTAGACATGTCGAAGATTGGATCCTCGGAGACAAACTCACCATCTTCACCGTCATTATAGCG GGAGTGATTGGACAAGGAATGTGTACGGTGGGAATATCGTGGTGTATCAAACAACGTGGACCTGTCTTTACAGCAGCGTTCAGTCCTGTCACACTTATGTCCGCAACCGTGTTCGATTTCGTTATACTTCATCGTATGATTTATGTTGGAAG CGTTATTGGATCTGTAGTAGTTGTGATCGGTTTATACATATTTTTATGGAGCAAGAGCAAACATATAGATGAGTGTAAGATCGTGACGTTACCTACAAATACGGTGGAAAAAGAAAAGGAAGAGGAAGATCATACAAATGTTAACAAATTAGGCCGTATTTTGGTTATCCCCATGACACCTTGA